The DNA sequence CATCAAAATCCTAGCGGCCCGCTTAGCGCAAATGTCCGCTAATATCTTTCGCTAAACCGCTTCCCCTTGGCGCTCACCCTAGCATAGACACAGACACGGCGTCATCAATCCTTAGCTAGCAGGAGTAAAAGCTGGCGAAAACCAACCGAAAAACCACCTCGATATAAGCCACTGTTAATCTACTTAATTTTGGGTAATAATCCTCTGACGCAGTGAGGAAAGGGACATCATGCTAAAGTACTGGTACAAAGACTTTGCCCAATATCCACCGGGCCACAGAGACTATTGGCGCACCCGTTTGATCGGCCATACCCTGCTGCTCAGCAGCAGCTTCTTCCTGGTGCTTACCCTGCTCAACATCTTCTATTTCGAGAGCTATGAGTACGCCACCCTGGACGCCAGCGGCTTCGTGCTTTCCCTATCGATTCTGGCCTTCTTCAACCGCACCGCCAACGTCAACCTCGCCTCCTGGGCGGTGACCCTGATGGTCACCGGATTGATCTTGCTGTTCGTTGCCTCTGTGGGCGGCTATGCCCACTCCCTCTATTGGGCAACCCTGATCCCGCCGTTCGCCTTCTTCCTCCTCGGACGGCAACGAGGCAGCCTGGTCTCTCTAATCGCCTTCGGGGTATGCGCCTATATCGTCTATAACCAGATCCAGGAGGCTAGGCCCGTCACCTTCGGCATGGGCGCCCTGTTCAATGTCATCGAGGTATCGATTGCCCATATCTTGCTGTTTCGCTTCTACGAGGGCACCCGCTCCTCGGCCTATCGTCAACTGGGCGAGCGCAACGCCAAGATCCAGAAACTGGCGGAAACCGACAAGCTCACCGGTCTCTACAACAGAGAGAAGCTCGACATCACGCTGGAGGAGTATGTGCTGCAGAGCCGTCACCGACAGACCCCCTTTAGCCTGCTGATTCTGGATGTGGATTACTTCAAGCAGATTAATGACGCCCACGGCCACCTGACCGGCGATCGCGTGCTGGTCCAGCTGGCCGACAGCCTCAGGAGCCTCTGCCGTGAGGGGGATTTTCTGGCCCGCTGGGGCGGTGAAGAGTTCGTGATCCTGTTGCCCGAGACCCAACTCTCAATCTGTGTTGCCGTGGCCGAACAGCTACGCCAGGATATCGCCGCACAGAAGTTTGATGGCCAGTCTCTCACCATCAGCCTGGGAGCCGCCCAGCTCAGGGAGGATGACACAACCAAGACCCTGGTCAACCGCGCCGATAACGCCCTTTATCAGGCCAAGCACACGGGCCGCAATCGAGTCGTGGCCGAAGCCGCAAGCCCCCACATCCGCGCCGTTAACGACTAAACATCAGCAATTAAGGCCGCTACTGCGGCTTTAGCTCAGGCTGTCCTGGCACGTGCCAGTCACTACCTATGGCTAGTTTGCCAGCGGCGCTTAAGCTGCTAGTATGAAACCAATAACACCCTAAAAAACCAATAATATGAATACCCTAACTAAAGTAAGTCTCGCCATTGACCTGCTGTTTTCCGGCAGTGCCCTGGCACAAACCACCCTAATCCATAACCTCAAGGGCTACACCCTGGAGCAGGGCAAGCTGACCCAATTTAGCGCCATCGCCTTTAGCGGAGACAAGATAGAAAAGATCTACCAGCAGCCGCCGAATGAGCTGCAAACGCAATCTACTAACGTCAAGGTGATCGATGCCAAGGGGCAGACCATGTTACCTGGACTCATCGATGCCCACGGTCACGTGCTCGGCTGGGGGCTAAATTTGATCCGGGTCGATCTCAAGGGTAGCGAGTCTGAACAGGCCGCCGTAGCGAGAGTTCAGGCCTTTAGAAAGCAAAACAGGGATCTTAACTGGGTGCTAGGCCGAGGCTGGAACCAGGTGCTCTGGCCAGAGAAAAGCTTCCCCACGGCCAAGACTCTGGATAAGGTCTTTCCCGACACTCCTGTGTGGCTAAGACGGGTCGATGGCCACGCCGGCTGGGCCAACAGCGCCGCCATGAAGCTAGCGGGCATCAATGGCGACACCCAGGCCCCCAGCGGCGGCGAGATAATCCGCGACGATAAGGGACAACCCAGCGGTGTGTTTATCGACAATGCCATGGCGCTGATCGAGCAGCAGATCCCAGCCCTGACCCAGGCCGAGCAGGCCCGCGTACTGCGCGCGGCCATGACAGATCTCGCCCGTCTCGGCCTCACCAGTGTGCACGATGCAGGTGTCGGTCACGATACCCTCGCCGCCTACCGCCAGCTGGCGGACGATAAGCAGATGCCGATCCGCATCTACGCCATGGTCGCCGCCGACGATAGTCAGTTCGACAAGACCCTGGCCAAGGGCCCCTATCGCCATCCTGGCAGCATGCTGGATATCAGCAGCGTGAAGATCTCCGCCGATGGCGCTCTGGGCAGCCGCGGCGCCGCCCTGCTACAGGACTACTCGGATCTGCACGGCCATAAGGGACTGCTGCTCTACAAGGAAGATGAGCTGAAGGCCTTGATGCTGAAGTCGATGCAGGCGGGATTTCAGGTGAACACCCATGCCATAGGCGATCGTGCCAACAAGCTGGTGCTGGATGATTACCAGAGTCTGATCGCCAAGACCCACACCAAGGCGCTGAGACACAGGGTCGAGCACGCCCAGATACTGCAACTGAGCGACATTCCCAGGTTTGCCGAGCTTGGGGTGATCGCCTCCATGCAAGCAACCCACGCCACCAGCGACATGAACATGGCCGAAGACAGGGTCGGCCCCCAGCGGATCAAGGGCGCCTACGCCTGGCGTAAGCTATTGGATAGCGGCGCGGTGATCGCCGCAGGTTCAGACTTTCCCATCGAGTCGGCCAATCCCTTCTTTGGCCTACACGCCTCGATCACCCGCCAGGATCACGCCAATAAGCCCGAGCAGGGCTGGTATCCCGGCGAGAAGATGAGCCTCATCGAGGCACTAAATAGCTTTACCCATGACGCCGCCTACGCCGCCCATCAGGAAACCCAGATAGGCGAACTGCTGCCCGGCATGAAGGCCGACTTCATCCTGCTTGAGAACAACCCCTTCACCATGGACCCGCAGCAGCTATGGCAAACTCAGGTGAACCAGACTTGGGTCAATGGCAAGAAGGTGTTCGACATCCAGAGTAGCCGTTAGAGTAAGCCAACAAGGCATCAGCCAAGAAAAAACCCGGCTTGATTGCCGGGCTTTTTTATCCTCGCGATGACACCAGCATGGCGCGATACTCGCTGTCCAGATAGGCATCCACCACCTCGGCGTCGATATGGCCGGCGTTATACCAGGCATACATCTCCTTAAGCGCCAGGTGACCGAAACGGCTCCAGCCCACCAGGTTAGTGCGCAGCAGAAACTGCACCATATCCCCACCGGAGCGTAGCGCCGCTTCGCCACCATCGATCAGACACATGCTGCCGTGAGCCACCAACAGCATCCGCCTAAGCTCGGGATTGCTAGCCAGAGGAACACACTCAGACCAGGGCTTTTGATGGTAACAGCGCTGTTTCACCGTCCAGCCAAGACGGGTGATCAGCTCGGTCACCAGCACGGGCACACAGAGGCCCAGCCCATGGCGCAGATCATAGCCTTGCTCGAACACCTTAGTGCAGACCACGGCGAAGCTCTGCCTATGCTGACCAAACTCGCCGACGTCCATAAACTGCAACAGGTTATAGAAGGGAATGGGGATCCCCGAGCCTCGGCCATAATCGGGGCGGTTTCTGTCTATCCCCGACGAGCCGGACACGTCCGACATCAGATGTCCAAACCAGTTGGCCACGCCGCAGAAGATCTTAGCGATGAAGTTATGTCCCTGTAGCTCCGCCTCTGCCGAGATGGTCACCAACTTGCCCTCGCTGACGAAGCTGGCGCTATGGGTAAACTGGTTGATGATGGAGAAGAACAGCCCCACCAGGCAGGGACTATGGGCCAGACTCTTGAGGTGATGATTCTTAGTGCTTAGATTTTTCACCGCGCCGCCCGTGCCATTAGGACCGAAGGAGGTGGCCTGATCATAGTTCACCTCAAACAGCCCCTCGAGATAGCTGATGGCGCTGGAGGTCTGATTACCTCGCCCTCCCTGCCAGCCGTTGAAGCGGGCAAAGTTTTCCACCGCTTTTTCGGCCAGCTTGTCGGCGCCCCTGGTCAACTGGCTCTCTTTGGGCGTACCACCGAAGGCGAGATCGATGAGGCCACCAATCACACCTGCCGTGCCCGCTATGAGATAGTCATACTTATCGCACTGGGCCCCCTTGAGCGAAAACTCTTCGGCGATCCGCTTCTCCAACGCCACGCGCTGACTCAGGGTCATCAGTCGGCGGTATGGGTCGCTGCTGAGATCTATCCCCTGCTGCTCGGCGTAGTGCTCCACCGAGGCGATGTAAGCTTGCCAGCTCATCTGCTCATTGAAGTCCAGGCTGGCTAAAGGCGTCAGCGCCCCGATGCCTAAGGTGATCTCCTCCTGGGTTACCTCGCAGTAACGGCTCACCTCGCAAGAGATGGCGATCTCCTCATCGAAGGCGATGCCACAGCTGTCCAGAATCGACTGCATATCCTCTAGCATGGTATCCAGCGCCGCATCGTTTTGTGCTTGATGCTGATGCAGCGCCGACAAGGCGGCGTCCAGCTCGGCCATGCGCTGCTCCGACGCCTCGAGCTGATGCTGCTGGGCCAACAGGGCGGCCGCTTGCTCATCCTTGCTCGCCATCAGGAGAAGATCCCTGACAGCTTACCCTTAATCACATCGGCCGCCTTAAAATAGCCAATGGCATCGAACACGGCGGCCAGTTTATCCAGCTCACGGGTCGAGATGTCCGGCTTGATCTTAAGCACTGTGACATTAACCGACTCATCCCCCTGCTGAACCTCCTCTTCCACCTCCTGGTAGTATCCCATCACTAGGGCGTAGAACTGCTTCTTCAGCGGCTCCTGAGTCAGCGACTTCAACTTGGCCTCGTCCAGCTTGATAGGGCAGCGCAACTTGATGCAGGAGTTCTGCATGACACCCGACTTCCTGCTCAGCACATCGGCGGCGCCCGTCAGCGATGTCATCATCTTCATCAGCTTCTGCACCTTGGCATCTTGAATACCGTAGCTGGCCACCGCCTGATTAAACTTGTCGGTGATGTAGTTGAGATCACTGATGAGCAGCGACAGTGTCGCCTGGGTCTGCTTAATCACCTCATTGAGCATCAGCTCCCGGCGCTTGGTCTTATCAAGCTCGTTGGCACCGGTGAAGTGCTTGATCCCCTTATAGGCACCGACTCCCAGCAATACAGCAACACCTATGCCGGTTGCCATGCTGGAGAAGCCCAGTGCGCCACCCAGCCCAAGGGCGGCAAGCCCAGAGGTCATGCCCGCCGCCGAGAGTCCCACCACTGAACCCGACAGATAGACGGCGGCCAGCGGCACACCGACCGCGCCGGCCTTGGCCGATAACTCCTTCATGCCACGCTTGAGGGCGTCATCGGTAAAGTCTTCCCTGAGCATGTTGAAATCGTTCTTAATCGCCATCAGCGCCAGCTCCACCTCATCATCGGAAACACCAAACAATGCTTGATGCTCGTCGAGGAAGGCGAAGTTTTCATAGGACCCATCGTTGACGCTCATGTAGGTACTGATAAGGTCTTTCACCAGAGAGATCTTCACTGCCTTGTTGTGGCTGGGCACGCACTCGGCGTCAATGGTGGCCAGCAGATCAACCAGGGGAACTTGATTGTGCTCGCTGGACAGATAGCTGCGCAGCTCGAAGCGAGACTCAGTGGTCAGCTCCAGCCGGGTCATCAGCATCAGAATCTCGGAAAACTCCTTCTTATCCACCTCACCATCGTCGGCAAAAGCCATGTTGGCGATCACTTTGACATAGGCAACCTTTAGCGCCTCAGACATCTCCGCCAGGGTGACTATCTGATTCTCCTCCTCAAAGCTGTCGCACTCGGTCACCGCGCGATTGAGGATCTCGGCCAGCAGCCGGTAGTCGCAATCGATTAGGCCGTCTATGGTGTTACGTGAGCCATCCTTTCTCAGGAGCTCGACAACGACCTCCTTCTTCTCCTTACCCTTATCGTTTGTCGAAACGTATTCGACATAGTCCACCTTCTCGATATCGCTATAGGGGAAGATCATTGGATCATCGAACATAGGCTTAAACACCAGGTGTTCCCCGGTAAAAGCCAGGCCATCCTTAGCGCTGCCGAACAAGGTGTTGTCATAGATGGCGATGATGGTATTGACCCTGTCCGTCAGCCCCATAGACTTGGCCGCGTTGTTGAGTTTTTTCTCTGGGATCCCAGGAGCGACGAAGACATTCTTACTGACGCTGCCTATGTTTTCTTTAATGAAGGTATTGATCTCTTGCATCTTGCTTCCTTGTGAAAATGCCGGAAAAAAGGTGGCTAGGTCGAACTCTGCCCGACCAAACGCCCGCTTGATTGGCACCCGAAATGACTGGGCTATTTATAACATGTCCCTCGTCGGGCAAAAGAAACCGAAGTCACAATCTCATCGAATGAAATTTAACAAAACGTTTAATAGACAATAGGTTATAATTCAATCGACAGGCTATTGCTAGTCGAGTCATAGTCCCGGCGCACACCAAGGAGTCGCAACATGCTAGTCACCTTTAAAACCAAGCACTATGCCAATATCACCCTGTTTGGCGATGTGGCACAGACCTTCCTTAAGATACTCGGCCACAGCACCTCGGTGCCCGGTGCGATACGCGCCGAAGATGTACCCGCAGCGCTGGCCCGACTGCAACAGGCAGTGGCCAATGCACCAACTCAGCCCCCACAGACAGAAGATGACGAAGATGATAAGGGCCCCTATGTGAGCCTGAGACAAAGGGCACTGCCCCTAATCGAGTTATTCGAGTCGGCGGTTAAGAATAATGACAACGTGATGTGGTAATAATCTGTAATACGAAAATAGGCACACATAAAATCGGCTCGTGAATATCCCTTATCGAGCGTGAATGTCTCTTACGAGCCGATTTTATACTTTTTACTATATTCATGAACTCTTTATTTCTGCCTCAGAAATCCAGGTTATTTTTATTCAAAATCTCGCCGACAAAACAATCCTATACATCCCGCCTGTTTTCAACACAAATCAATTAACAACTAATCAACAAGTAAACCCCACCCAAATAAAAAAGCGCCATTGAAAACTTAAACAAAATAATATTAATCAGTTATAACTCATTTACCTAAACCTTCCCAAACTCACTGCCACAGCTTAACCACAGGCAAGAGTCATTCTACTTATTTAGCTGTTTTTAAAGCAAAACAATCGCGACAGAATGATTAGTCATTTTAGTCGAATAACCGAGCAAATTTTATTCAACACACTGCATAACTAACAGATAACGCGCATAATTTTAAAATGTACAAAAACTGAGACATTTGTATGACTTTTGTTAAATCACACCTACTAATTGTCATAATAGGCTGTTAGTATGCTGTCGAGTTTTTAAACTAAGGATGGTTAAACGTAGCTAAAACCTACAATGAAAATTGGATTCAGATTACTCATTTTCGATTTACACTTTTATTATAAAAATAAGGTAAAACATGAAAATTAATAAACTGAGTATGGGGTTGTTGTTATCGCTAGCTTCGTCAATGAGCTATGCCGATGATGTTGAAGTTTACTTTAATCACGTGGTCAATCCACCGGCCGTTCAAGCCGACCTTGAACAGAAAATTATCCAGCTTATCGATTCCGCCAATAGCACCTTGTATATGGCGATCTATGATCTCGATCTGCCCGGTATTGCCAATGCCATGGTGGCCGCTAAACAGCGCGGCGTCGATGTAAAGTTTGTCACCGACGAAGACAACATCGCCGGCGAGAATGACCAGGCCATCGCCATCTTAAATCAAGGCGGCGTCCCCTGGATCGACGACACCGAAAACGGTAGCTCAGGCTCCAAGATCCAGCACAACAAATTCATCGTCGTCGACGGCAAGAAGGTACTCACCGGCAGCACCAACTTTAGTCAGTCTGGCGTGCATGGCGATCTGGATGCCCAGGGCAACCTGATCAGCGAAGGCAATGATAACCATATCGTTATCATCGACTCTAACCAGCTAGCCAGCGTCTACACCCACCAGTTCAATCTGATGTGGGGCGACGGTCAGGGCGGCGCCAAAGACTCACTCTTTGGCCTGGGTAAGCCTGATCATCAGCTGGAGACCGTCTACACCAACAACGACAATATCCGCATCGATGTACAGTTCACCCCGCAGTCGCCAAGCGTCTACGTGGGCTCGACCCTATACAACATGCAGCAATACATTCGTAACGCCCAATATCGTATTCACCTGGCGCAATTTGTTATTAGCGCCCAGGATGTAGCCGATGAAATGGAGCTGAGACACGATGCCGGCGTCGAGGTACAAGGCCTGGGCGATGCGTCTTTCTTCTCTCGCTACTACTCTGAATTTCAGGATATGTTAGGCATAGAGAAGCCTAACACCTCAGGTGAGATCGAGGTGGACAGCTACACTGGCGCCGCCAACAACATCTGGGAAAACCCTGCCGATGTGCGCGTAGCCAAGCTAAACAGCAACGATAAATTCCATCATAAGTACATGATTATAGACGATATGGTACTGACGGGGTCCCACAATATCAGTGGCGCCGCGGCCTTTGGTAACGACGAAAACATAGTGGTTATCCACGACGCCGAGACCGCCGCCGAGTTTGAGGGACACTTCAGCTACACCTATTGCGTAGCAGGCAACGGAACTGAGTGCGCCAAGCCCGCCTATGAGGAAGGCACCTGGGAAGGGGTCTTCTTTAGCGCCAGCGAAGTGGGTGTAGTACTGGATATCGTCAACAACGCGACCCTGACCGAGCTGGATATCGACGCGGCCATGAACAAGACAGCCGCCAACAATATCATCGCCGCCAGACCGATTGCCGACATGGATGCCCTGGCCGCCGTGCCTTACGTGGGTAACGCCGCCATGATAGATCTGAAAGACTATATCGCTCAGTGGCAGAGCAAGTAGTCACTCGCTAGGTGAGTTAAGGCGCGGCCCGCTTGGGTCGCGCCTTTTCGAAATAGCCCCCACGATTAGCGGGTCAGACGCTCTATGATCGTCTTGTGCTGTGGATAGGCCTCCAGCAGCGGCTGGCGCTCAAACAGCTCGAAATCCTCGAAGGTAAAGCCTGGCGACACCATGCAGCCCACAAGAGAAAAGCCCGGGTTATTCATGGCAGAGCCGAAGATACAGCCTTTAGGCACCAGAAACTGCGGCCGTTGACCTGCGGCCACGTCCAGCCCCAGCTCAGCCGTAGTCAGCTCACCCGCCCCGTCGATCATATAGATGGTCAGTGGCTCGCCACCATGGAAATACCACATCTCGTCGGCGGTCAGGCGATGAAAATGGGACACCTCGCCGGTGCGCAGCAGGAAATAGATGCTAGTCCACAGCTGGCGCCTGTCATCGAAGGCCTCCGCCGCCCGGTAGGAGGAGCGATAATAGCCCCCTTCCACATGTTGCTCTAACTGCAATGCATTGATGAAATCTTCCGCGCGCTGCATAACTTCTCCCTCTTCATGTTCTAACCGACTCAGCTTTAGGATTCTTGCCCTTGAGTTAATGGCCCTAAATCAAACCTAAGTCAATGGCCTAGCACTCTAACCTATGTTGATACTTAATGCTGTGACTCGAGCTGAGCAACGAGGCAAGCGTGTCGCATCATAGCCTAAATAAAAAAGCCCAGAGCGTTAGGCCTTGGGCTTTTATTATCTTTACTAATTCGCTAGATCTCAGTGCTTAGAGACGCCGTGACGCACCATCTCTTTGCCCTGCTCGAACACTTCATCTGTGACCCAACGGGCATGCAGGAGTTTGTGGTTCTTGTCGAACACGGCCACAAAATGGCGGCCATCGGCGTTATTGGTCGCCATCCCAACCCCTTCGACCCCTTCCAGTCCCAGGCCACCGTTTTCTACCGCCA is a window from the Shewanella loihica PV-4 genome containing:
- a CDS encoding DUF1840 domain-containing protein encodes the protein MLVTFKTKHYANITLFGDVAQTFLKILGHSTSVPGAIRAEDVPAALARLQQAVANAPTQPPQTEDDEDDKGPYVSLRQRALPLIELFESAVKNNDNVMW
- a CDS encoding phospholipase D-like domain-containing protein, which translates into the protein MKINKLSMGLLLSLASSMSYADDVEVYFNHVVNPPAVQADLEQKIIQLIDSANSTLYMAIYDLDLPGIANAMVAAKQRGVDVKFVTDEDNIAGENDQAIAILNQGGVPWIDDTENGSSGSKIQHNKFIVVDGKKVLTGSTNFSQSGVHGDLDAQGNLISEGNDNHIVIIDSNQLASVYTHQFNLMWGDGQGGAKDSLFGLGKPDHQLETVYTNNDNIRIDVQFTPQSPSVYVGSTLYNMQQYIRNAQYRIHLAQFVISAQDVADEMELRHDAGVEVQGLGDASFFSRYYSEFQDMLGIEKPNTSGEIEVDSYTGAANNIWENPADVRVAKLNSNDKFHHKYMIIDDMVLTGSHNISGAAAFGNDENIVVIHDAETAAEFEGHFSYTYCVAGNGTECAKPAYEEGTWEGVFFSASEVGVVLDIVNNATLTELDIDAAMNKTAANNIIAARPIADMDALAAVPYVGNAAMIDLKDYIAQWQSK
- a CDS encoding cupin domain-containing protein, with the translated sequence MQRAEDFINALQLEQHVEGGYYRSSYRAAEAFDDRRQLWTSIYFLLRTGEVSHFHRLTADEMWYFHGGEPLTIYMIDGAGELTTAELGLDVAAGQRPQFLVPKGCIFGSAMNNPGFSLVGCMVSPGFTFEDFELFERQPLLEAYPQHKTIIERLTR
- a CDS encoding GGDEF domain-containing protein: MLKYWYKDFAQYPPGHRDYWRTRLIGHTLLLSSSFFLVLTLLNIFYFESYEYATLDASGFVLSLSILAFFNRTANVNLASWAVTLMVTGLILLFVASVGGYAHSLYWATLIPPFAFFLLGRQRGSLVSLIAFGVCAYIVYNQIQEARPVTFGMGALFNVIEVSIAHILLFRFYEGTRSSAYRQLGERNAKIQKLAETDKLTGLYNREKLDITLEEYVLQSRHRQTPFSLLILDVDYFKQINDAHGHLTGDRVLVQLADSLRSLCREGDFLARWGGEEFVILLPETQLSICVAVAEQLRQDIAAQKFDGQSLTISLGAAQLREDDTTKTLVNRADNALYQAKHTGRNRVVAEAASPHIRAVND
- a CDS encoding amidohydrolase translates to MNTLTKVSLAIDLLFSGSALAQTTLIHNLKGYTLEQGKLTQFSAIAFSGDKIEKIYQQPPNELQTQSTNVKVIDAKGQTMLPGLIDAHGHVLGWGLNLIRVDLKGSESEQAAVARVQAFRKQNRDLNWVLGRGWNQVLWPEKSFPTAKTLDKVFPDTPVWLRRVDGHAGWANSAAMKLAGINGDTQAPSGGEIIRDDKGQPSGVFIDNAMALIEQQIPALTQAEQARVLRAAMTDLARLGLTSVHDAGVGHDTLAAYRQLADDKQMPIRIYAMVAADDSQFDKTLAKGPYRHPGSMLDISSVKISADGALGSRGAALLQDYSDLHGHKGLLLYKEDELKALMLKSMQAGFQVNTHAIGDRANKLVLDDYQSLIAKTHTKALRHRVEHAQILQLSDIPRFAELGVIASMQATHATSDMNMAEDRVGPQRIKGAYAWRKLLDSGAVIAAGSDFPIESANPFFGLHASITRQDHANKPEQGWYPGEKMSLIEALNSFTHDAAYAAHQETQIGELLPGMKADFILLENNPFTMDPQQLWQTQVNQTWVNGKKVFDIQSSR